A genome region from Heliangelus exortis chromosome 12, bHelExo1.hap1, whole genome shotgun sequence includes the following:
- the NICN1 gene encoding nicolin-1 isoform X1 — MSGAAGPGPGLPAGPGRSPLPCAPRPAAVLQLGGGAEPARPGVAVIDLRFPRGAAADVQEIVFRNFYTAFLSVRVQRPGSRRWVTCLRDYRLMPCPHTEEGSQDYFSLCRQQMLCDVDQVTALRFILRQPSPVWLHFTIEELQIFPPGQKSPQKDFPSWLSQLTPPEQPPSLHGELPDPEKVSTEVQQMWVLTEVIRARQAAARIGRFDVDGCYDVNLLSYT, encoded by the exons ATGTcgggagcggcggggccggggccggggctgcccgccgggccgggccgctcCCCGCTGCCCtgcgccccccgccccgccgccgtGCTCCAGCTGGGCGGGGGGGCCGagccggcccggcccggcgtCGCCGTCATCGACCTCCGCTTTCCCCGCGGCGCTGCCGCCGAC GTGCAGGAGATCGTCTTCAGGAACTTCTACACAGCGTTCCTGAGCGTGCGGGTGCAGCGCCCCGGCTCCCGGCGCTGGGTGACCTGCCTGCGGGACTACCGGCTGATGCCCTGCCCGCACACCGAGGAGGGCTCCCAAGACTACTTCTCCCTCTGCCGCCAACAG ATGCTGTGTGACGTGGACCAGGTGACAGCGTTGCGGTTCATCCTGCGGCAGCCCTCACCGGTCTGGCTCCACTTCACCATCGAAGAGCTGCAGATTTTTCCCCCTGGACAGAAG AGCCCCCAGAAGGATTTTCCCTCCTGGCTCTCCCAGCTGACCCCTCCGGAGCAGCCACCCAGCCTGCATGGG GAGCTCCCTGACCCAGAGAAGGTGTCGACAGAGGTGCAGCAAATGTGGGTGCTGACAGAGGTGATCCGGGCTCGCCAGGCAGCTGCCCGCATCGGGCGCTTTGAT gtGGATGGCTGCTACGATGTCAACCTGCTTTCCTACACCTGA
- the NICN1 gene encoding nicolin-1 isoform X3, which produces MREGCWGRCRGCTGTGTGSGAGGSAGIEVQEIVFRNFYTAFLSVRVQRPGSRRWVTCLRDYRLMPCPHTEEGSQDYFSLCRQQMLCDVDQVTALRFILRQPSPVWLHFTIEELQIFPPGQKSPQKDFPSWLSQLTPPEQPPSLHGELPDPEKVSTEVQQMWVLTEVIRARQAAARIGRFDVDGCYDVNLLSYT; this is translated from the exons ATGCGGGAAGGATGCTGGGGGCGGTGCCGGGGATGTACCGGTACCGGTACTGGGAGTGGTGCCGGGGGCAGTGCTGGTATAGAG GTGCAGGAGATCGTCTTCAGGAACTTCTACACAGCGTTCCTGAGCGTGCGGGTGCAGCGCCCCGGCTCCCGGCGCTGGGTGACCTGCCTGCGGGACTACCGGCTGATGCCCTGCCCGCACACCGAGGAGGGCTCCCAAGACTACTTCTCCCTCTGCCGCCAACAG ATGCTGTGTGACGTGGACCAGGTGACAGCGTTGCGGTTCATCCTGCGGCAGCCCTCACCGGTCTGGCTCCACTTCACCATCGAAGAGCTGCAGATTTTTCCCCCTGGACAGAAG AGCCCCCAGAAGGATTTTCCCTCCTGGCTCTCCCAGCTGACCCCTCCGGAGCAGCCACCCAGCCTGCATGGG GAGCTCCCTGACCCAGAGAAGGTGTCGACAGAGGTGCAGCAAATGTGGGTGCTGACAGAGGTGATCCGGGCTCGCCAGGCAGCTGCCCGCATCGGGCGCTTTGAT gtGGATGGCTGCTACGATGTCAACCTGCTTTCCTACACCTGA
- the NICN1 gene encoding nicolin-1 isoform X2 — MDTGMVLEGACGGVPVRDGDGGGGYGHGIGRRPGIFPVQEIVFRNFYTAFLSVRVQRPGSRRWVTCLRDYRLMPCPHTEEGSQDYFSLCRQQMLCDVDQVTALRFILRQPSPVWLHFTIEELQIFPPGQKSPQKDFPSWLSQLTPPEQPPSLHGELPDPEKVSTEVQQMWVLTEVIRARQAAARIGRFDVDGCYDVNLLSYT; from the exons ATGGACACCGGGATGGTCCTGGAGGGGGCATGTGGGGGCGTGCCCGTGCGGGATGGGGATGGCGGGGGCGGATACGGTCACGGTATTGGGAGGAGACCGGGCATATTCCCG GTGCAGGAGATCGTCTTCAGGAACTTCTACACAGCGTTCCTGAGCGTGCGGGTGCAGCGCCCCGGCTCCCGGCGCTGGGTGACCTGCCTGCGGGACTACCGGCTGATGCCCTGCCCGCACACCGAGGAGGGCTCCCAAGACTACTTCTCCCTCTGCCGCCAACAG ATGCTGTGTGACGTGGACCAGGTGACAGCGTTGCGGTTCATCCTGCGGCAGCCCTCACCGGTCTGGCTCCACTTCACCATCGAAGAGCTGCAGATTTTTCCCCCTGGACAGAAG AGCCCCCAGAAGGATTTTCCCTCCTGGCTCTCCCAGCTGACCCCTCCGGAGCAGCCACCCAGCCTGCATGGG GAGCTCCCTGACCCAGAGAAGGTGTCGACAGAGGTGCAGCAAATGTGGGTGCTGACAGAGGTGATCCGGGCTCGCCAGGCAGCTGCCCGCATCGGGCGCTTTGAT gtGGATGGCTGCTACGATGTCAACCTGCTTTCCTACACCTGA